A single region of the Kineosporiaceae bacterium SCSIO 59966 genome encodes:
- a CDS encoding tetratricopeptide repeat protein: protein MAARQSSPSRAQLERQRDQALRDLLELEQQVRTGDVPPRPAAELRRRYERAAAEALALLDGSEPAEEAGSSRQRRVVTWRAVVYGAGALAAVVALGVVLPPTLQDRPVGGFVTGNEVSQGSPAPAPSAPPTGRDLSKVTDAEMERVVEANPDVVGMRLALAERYRDQGEFDKAVPHYREVLERQPDNAEALASLGWILLQLDDAAEAARFADEALQRDPALPLAWWVRANVRLYGQDDPSGAVEALRRMQELPLEPEVQGQVATLLQEARASAAAGGGG, encoded by the coding sequence ATGGCCGCCCGCCAGTCGTCTCCCAGCCGTGCCCAGTTGGAACGGCAGCGGGACCAGGCCCTGCGTGACCTGCTCGAGCTGGAGCAGCAGGTTCGTACCGGCGACGTGCCACCGCGCCCGGCCGCCGAGCTGAGACGCCGCTACGAACGAGCGGCGGCGGAGGCCCTGGCGCTGCTGGACGGCAGCGAACCGGCCGAGGAGGCAGGTTCCAGCCGACAGCGCCGCGTCGTGACGTGGCGCGCCGTGGTCTACGGTGCGGGCGCGCTCGCCGCGGTCGTGGCACTTGGGGTCGTCCTCCCGCCTACCCTGCAAGACCGGCCCGTGGGCGGCTTCGTCACCGGCAACGAGGTCTCGCAAGGCTCACCCGCGCCAGCCCCCTCCGCCCCCCCGACCGGGCGTGACCTGTCGAAGGTCACCGACGCGGAGATGGAGCGCGTGGTCGAGGCGAACCCCGACGTGGTGGGAATGCGCCTGGCGCTGGCCGAGCGCTACCGCGACCAGGGCGAGTTCGACAAGGCCGTCCCGCACTACCGCGAGGTGCTCGAGCGCCAGCCGGACAACGCAGAAGCCCTTGCGTCGCTGGGCTGGATCCTGCTGCAGCTGGACGACGCCGCGGAGGCAGCGCGCTTCGCCGACGAGGCACTCCAGCGCGATCCTGCCTTGCCCCTGGCCTGGTGGGTGCGGGCCAACGTCCGGCTCTACGGCCAGGACGACCCGAGCGGCGCCGTGGAGGCGCTGCGCCGGATGCAGGAGCTGCCGCTGGAGCCGGAGGTGCAGGGGCAGGTGGCGACGCTGCTGCAGGAGGCACGGGCCAGCGCGGCAGCCGGAGGCGGCGGTTGA
- a CDS encoding cytochrome c-type biogenesis protein CcmH yields the protein MLVALGIVAWGLLAGPNPAEDRAYALEQRLRCPTCQSVSIADSPSQTAAAMRQEVEQQVAAGRSDEEVFDYFRARYGDWVVLDPPARGVTLLVWLLPVGAAGVALAVLATLPRRQVPPLPEEERERVRREVAGMRPVTPDDEEP from the coding sequence CTGCTGGTGGCCCTCGGGATCGTGGCCTGGGGCCTGCTGGCCGGCCCGAACCCCGCAGAGGACAGAGCTTACGCGCTCGAGCAGCGCCTGCGCTGCCCGACTTGCCAGAGCGTCTCGATCGCCGACTCGCCATCTCAGACGGCTGCCGCGATGCGGCAGGAGGTCGAGCAACAGGTGGCCGCCGGCCGCAGCGACGAGGAGGTGTTCGACTACTTCCGCGCCCGTTACGGCGACTGGGTGGTGCTCGACCCACCGGCGCGCGGGGTGACGCTGCTCGTGTGGCTGCTGCCGGTCGGGGCGGCCGGGGTCGCCCTTGCCGTTCTCGCGACGCTGCCGCGGCGGCAGGTTCCGCCGCTGCCGGAGGAGGAGCGCGAGCGCGTCCGCCGCGAGGTCGCCGGGATGCGTCCGGTCACCCCCGACGACGAGGAGCCGTGA
- a CDS encoding heme lyase CcmF/NrfE family subunit, with translation MLGLASSVVLAWWALRAQRRPETVRIGQLRLAAAGVLVGAVVAQVALVAALVTDSFEVSYVAETGSRATPLLFKMTAAWSALDGSAVLWVLVLAGFTAAVARGVPSTADRLGTGALGVMALVAVFFFGLVTTVTNPFQVMADPPPDGPGPNPLLQNHIMVAFHPPLLYLGYVGFTVPFAFAISALLLRQGGVEWLRRTRRANLVAWTGLTGGLVLGAWWSYEVLGWGGYWAWDPVENAALIPWLVATAFIHSAVVQLKRGMLQLWNLILVVSTFALTLLGTFLTRSSVIASVHAFTQSAVGPVLLAFFLLVTVASFALVAWRGSALVGGGRPESLLSREGAFLVNNVLLSLYAFVVLLGTLYPVLVEAVTGQQVSVGRPFFDRMAVPLSFALLLAMGVGPFLPYRRASGRAFWRRLAWPVLLGSLSAAGLVLAGVTAPTVVVVVLLAVTIAAASARELIVTAPQRSLQGIWRLARGRRGYWGGQLSHIGVALVAVSIAASGALGQRDSADLELGDSVRFAGYTVTYVDDVERELPDRTLRAARLEVSRDGEAPRTMEPALTTFRNQPQAVGTPAVWTRPTGDVYVALTRLEPGSITVNLSTHPLMWLLWAAGALVMVGGAWALSGRRLTSRAGDRLPGPTPPSEKVPAGA, from the coding sequence ATGCTCGGCCTGGCCAGCTCCGTCGTGCTGGCGTGGTGGGCGCTGCGCGCGCAGCGCCGACCCGAGACGGTACGGATCGGGCAGCTGCGCCTGGCCGCCGCCGGCGTCCTCGTGGGCGCCGTGGTCGCCCAGGTGGCCCTCGTCGCGGCATTGGTCACCGACAGCTTCGAGGTGTCCTACGTGGCCGAGACCGGCTCACGGGCCACGCCGCTGCTGTTCAAGATGACGGCGGCGTGGTCGGCGCTCGACGGCAGCGCCGTCCTGTGGGTGCTGGTGCTGGCGGGCTTCACCGCCGCGGTGGCCCGAGGGGTGCCCAGCACGGCCGACCGGCTGGGGACCGGAGCCCTCGGCGTGATGGCGCTCGTGGCCGTCTTCTTCTTCGGGCTGGTCACGACGGTGACCAACCCGTTCCAGGTGATGGCCGACCCCCCGCCGGACGGACCCGGGCCGAACCCGCTGCTGCAGAACCACATCATGGTGGCGTTCCACCCACCGCTGCTGTACCTGGGGTACGTCGGCTTCACCGTCCCGTTCGCCTTCGCGATCTCGGCGCTGCTGCTGCGGCAGGGCGGCGTGGAGTGGCTGCGGCGCACCCGGCGGGCCAACCTCGTCGCCTGGACCGGGCTGACCGGCGGCCTGGTCCTTGGTGCGTGGTGGTCCTACGAGGTCCTGGGCTGGGGCGGCTACTGGGCGTGGGACCCGGTGGAGAACGCGGCGCTGATCCCGTGGCTGGTCGCGACCGCGTTCATCCACTCCGCCGTCGTGCAGCTCAAGCGGGGCATGCTCCAGCTCTGGAACCTCATCCTGGTGGTCTCGACGTTCGCCCTCACGCTGCTCGGCACGTTCCTGACCCGGTCCTCGGTGATCGCCTCGGTCCACGCCTTCACCCAGTCGGCGGTCGGGCCGGTGCTGCTGGCCTTCTTCCTGCTCGTGACGGTGGCCTCCTTCGCCCTGGTCGCCTGGCGGGGCTCGGCGCTGGTGGGCGGCGGTCGCCCGGAGTCCCTGCTCAGCCGGGAGGGCGCCTTCCTCGTCAACAACGTGCTGCTGTCGCTGTACGCGTTCGTGGTGCTCCTCGGCACGCTCTACCCGGTGCTCGTCGAGGCGGTGACCGGTCAGCAGGTCTCCGTCGGCCGCCCCTTCTTCGACCGGATGGCGGTGCCGCTGTCCTTCGCCCTGCTGCTCGCCATGGGCGTGGGGCCCTTCCTGCCCTACCGCCGGGCGAGCGGCCGCGCGTTCTGGCGGCGGCTGGCATGGCCGGTGCTGCTGGGCAGCCTGTCCGCGGCCGGCCTTGTGCTGGCCGGCGTCACCGCCCCGACGGTGGTGGTCGTGGTCCTGCTGGCGGTAACCATCGCCGCGGCCAGCGCTCGCGAGCTGATCGTCACCGCGCCGCAGCGCTCACTGCAGGGGATATGGCGCCTGGCCCGGGGCCGACGGGGCTATTGGGGAGGCCAGCTGTCCCACATCGGCGTTGCCCTCGTTGCGGTTTCCATCGCGGCCTCCGGCGCGCTGGGCCAGCGGGACTCCGCCGACCTCGAGCTCGGCGACAGTGTCCGCTTCGCCGGCTACACAGTCACGTACGTGGACGACGTCGAGCGTGAGCTGCCGGACCGCACCCTGCGTGCCGCCCGCCTGGAGGTCAGCCGCGATGGCGAGGCACCGCGGACGATGGAGCCCGCCCTGACGACGTTCCGGAACCAGCCACAGGCTGTCGGGACGCCGGCGGTCTGGACCAGACCCACCGGCGACGTGTACGTCGCGCTCACGCGGCTGGAGCCCGGGTCGATCACGGTCAACCTGTCCACGCACCCGCTGATGTGGTTGCTGTGGGCGGCCGGTGCCCTCGTCATGGTGGGCGGGGCGTGGGCACTGAGCGGACGGCGCCTGACGTCGCGGGCTGGTGACCGGCTCCCCGGGCCCACTCCGCCGTCCGAGAAGGTGCCCGCCGGTGCGTGA
- a CDS encoding cytochrome c maturation protein CcmE encodes MITRAFAVPGIGLAAVLAGVLTFGNLNDSLVYYLTPQEAVAGRADAPAGERFRLGGLVETGSVVGTPDGVRFAVVDASGGSRVEVLHTGSPNQLFREGIGVVVEGQWRGDVFTSDTMIVKHDEEYRAPATETDGEAP; translated from the coding sequence GTGATCACCCGCGCGTTCGCCGTGCCGGGCATCGGACTGGCCGCCGTGCTGGCCGGGGTGCTGACGTTCGGCAACCTCAACGACAGCCTCGTCTACTACCTCACGCCGCAGGAGGCAGTTGCCGGGCGGGCGGACGCCCCGGCCGGAGAACGGTTCCGCCTCGGCGGCCTCGTGGAGACCGGCAGCGTCGTGGGCACGCCTGACGGGGTCCGGTTCGCCGTGGTCGACGCCTCCGGCGGCAGCCGGGTGGAGGTCCTGCACACCGGCTCCCCCAACCAGCTCTTCCGCGAAGGCATCGGGGTGGTCGTCGAAGGGCAGTGGCGTGGAGACGTGTTCACCTCCGACACCATGATCGTCAAGCATGACGAGGAGTACCGCGCTCCCGCGACCGAGACGGACGGGGAGGCGCCGTGA
- the ccsA gene encoding cytochrome c biogenesis protein CcsA has translation MTRADRSLAVAAGGLVLVGLAAALTAPPDRLQGDLQRLMYVHVPAAWLAYLAFGLTLLGSVAWLWRRGERWDRLAASSAEVGVFFTGLAILLGAIWGKPVWGVWWTWDPRLVTTAVLFFVYLAYLALRRAIADAGQRARRSAVFGVVAFVQVPVVHFSVLWWRGLHQPPTVLRPGDPTIDHVMLAALLVNLLAFTAVFVAALRLRMRLAADEAELAAATMAPGRPVAGAAVAAPAAAVHGPEARHG, from the coding sequence ATGACGCGGGCCGACCGGTCCCTGGCGGTGGCCGCTGGCGGTCTCGTCCTCGTCGGCTTGGCGGCGGCCCTCACGGCACCGCCAGACCGGCTCCAGGGAGACCTGCAGCGGCTGATGTACGTCCACGTGCCCGCCGCCTGGCTGGCGTACCTGGCGTTCGGCCTGACCCTCCTCGGCAGCGTCGCCTGGCTGTGGCGACGCGGTGAGCGGTGGGACCGCCTCGCCGCCTCGAGCGCGGAGGTCGGCGTCTTCTTCACCGGGCTCGCCATCCTCCTCGGTGCGATCTGGGGCAAACCGGTCTGGGGAGTCTGGTGGACCTGGGACCCGCGGCTGGTGACGACTGCGGTGCTCTTCTTCGTCTACCTGGCGTACCTGGCGCTGCGTCGGGCCATCGCGGACGCCGGCCAGCGCGCCCGCCGTAGCGCCGTGTTCGGGGTGGTGGCCTTCGTCCAGGTGCCGGTCGTGCACTTCTCGGTGCTGTGGTGGCGCGGCCTGCACCAGCCACCGACCGTCCTCCGCCCCGGCGACCCCACGATCGACCATGTCATGCTCGCCGCCCTGCTCGTGAACCTCCTCGCGTTCACCGCCGTCTTCGTGGCCGCCCTGCGGTTGCGCATGCGGCTGGCCGCGGACGAGGCCGAGCTGGCGGCCGCCACCATGGCACCGGGACGGCCGGTAGCCGGGGCCGCCGTCGCCGCTCCCGCCGCGGCCGTGCACGGTCCGGAGGCGCGTCATGGCTGA
- a CDS encoding ABC transporter permease has translation MNGTVSVGEQLRALVRLQLALERRTGEALLVVAPFGTVALLLLPMAVGTDIPLLRQVGPGFYWLVVLLFGVMLTVRHSAEDGPGPQALLAQCGVDPATRALARVVADAVLLLAFQVVLAPVAVALYDPQVPGWPWLLLVLPLVAVGLAALGALAGAVSAGALGRATLGPLLVVPLTVPLLLGATQVIEAAWYARTPWPWLLLTGLADLLALLATVLTAPVLEEAE, from the coding sequence GTGAACGGCACGGTGAGCGTGGGCGAGCAGCTGCGGGCGCTGGTGCGGCTGCAGCTGGCGCTCGAGCGACGCACCGGTGAGGCGCTGCTTGTAGTCGCGCCGTTCGGCACGGTGGCACTGCTGCTGCTGCCGATGGCCGTGGGCACCGACATCCCCCTCCTGCGGCAGGTGGGGCCGGGCTTCTACTGGCTTGTCGTCCTCCTTTTCGGCGTCATGCTGACGGTCCGGCACAGCGCAGAGGATGGGCCCGGGCCACAGGCGCTGCTCGCACAGTGCGGGGTCGACCCGGCCACGCGGGCCCTCGCCCGCGTCGTCGCGGACGCGGTTCTCCTGCTGGCCTTCCAGGTGGTCCTGGCTCCGGTCGCGGTGGCGCTGTACGACCCGCAGGTCCCCGGCTGGCCGTGGCTGCTCCTCGTCCTCCCGCTCGTGGCCGTCGGGCTGGCTGCGCTGGGTGCCCTCGCCGGGGCGGTGTCCGCCGGCGCCCTCGGTCGCGCGACGCTGGGTCCCCTGCTCGTCGTCCCGCTGACCGTGCCGCTGCTGCTGGGGGCCACCCAGGTCATCGAGGCCGCCTGGTACGCTCGGACGCCGTGGCCGTGGCTCCTCTTGACGGGGTTGGCGGACCTACTCGCGCTGCTGGCCACCGTGCTGACCGCACCAGTGCTCGAGGAGGCTGAATGA
- a CDS encoding ABC transporter ATP-binding protein, translated as MSTAPGRPDAPSQDASPTVAQGRDGGRVRQVPKPDPVAFLESIDVDIAGTPVLRELDLRLEAGEVIGLLGPNGSGKTTLLRVLAGLLAPVGGQGQVLGADLRAGGAAGRAARAGIRTSVVLVGHQPALYPQLGLGENLRLVARLTGRAEADAASALETVGLAAAAHRRADHCSHGMLRRADLARAFLTEPRLLLLDEAHAGLDRDSLHLVQVLTERVRARSGACVLVSHERDRMRPLADRIVELVDGAAVPRPVAAR; from the coding sequence ATGAGTACCGCCCCGGGACGGCCCGATGCCCCGTCGCAGGACGCTTCACCCACGGTGGCCCAGGGCCGTGACGGTGGGAGGGTGCGTCAAGTCCCCAAGCCGGACCCAGTGGCGTTCCTGGAATCCATCGACGTCGACATCGCCGGCACCCCGGTGCTGCGCGAACTGGATCTGCGGCTGGAGGCCGGCGAGGTGATCGGGCTGCTCGGCCCGAACGGCTCCGGCAAGACCACCTTGCTCAGGGTCCTCGCAGGGCTGCTCGCCCCGGTCGGCGGCCAGGGGCAGGTCCTAGGGGCGGACCTGCGGGCCGGCGGGGCCGCCGGTCGGGCCGCCCGCGCCGGGATCCGAACCTCCGTCGTCCTAGTCGGACACCAGCCCGCGCTGTACCCCCAGCTCGGACTCGGGGAGAACCTTCGCCTCGTCGCGCGGCTCACCGGTCGAGCCGAGGCCGACGCGGCCAGCGCGCTGGAGACGGTCGGGCTGGCGGCGGCGGCGCACCGGCGGGCCGACCACTGCTCCCATGGCATGCTGCGCCGCGCGGACCTCGCCCGCGCCTTCCTCACCGAGCCCCGGTTGCTGCTGCTGGACGAGGCCCACGCCGGCCTCGACCGCGACAGCCTCCACCTGGTCCAGGTGCTCACCGAGCGGGTGCGGGCCCGATCAGGTGCCTGCGTGCTGGTGTCGCACGAACGGGACCGGATGCGACCGCTGGCCGACCGGATCGTCGAGCTCGTGGACGGCGCAGCGGTCCCGCGACCGGTGGCCGCGCGGTGA